One window of the Shewanella litorisediminis genome contains the following:
- the ffh gene encoding signal recognition particle protein translates to MFENLTDRLSRTLKTISGRGRLTEDNIKDTLREVRMALLEADVALPVVREFVNAVKERAVGQEVAKSLTPGQVFVKIVQSELEKAMGEANEALNLAAQPPAVIMMAGLQGAGKTTSVAKLSKFLRTRHKKSVLVVSADVYRPAAIKQLETLAKEVEVEFFPSDVSQKPIDIANAAISHAKLKFIDVVILDTAGRLHVDEAMMDEIKALHAAVKPIETLFVVDAMTGQDAANTAKAFNEALPLTGVVLTKVDGDARGGAALSIRHITGKPIKFLGVGEKTDALEPFHPDRVASRILGMGDVLSLIEQVERGVDKEKAMKLASKVKSGGNFDLEDFREQLQQMKNMGGMMGLLEKLPGVGQLPPEAMAQIQDGKMTRQMEAIINSMTPGERQNPDIIKGSRKRRIAAGSGTQIQDVNRLLKQFTQMQKMMKKMSSKGGMQKMMRAMGGMMPGGMKLPGR, encoded by the coding sequence ATGTTTGAGAACCTGACCGACAGACTGTCGCGTACGCTGAAGACTATCAGTGGTCGCGGTCGCTTAACGGAAGACAACATTAAAGACACCCTGCGGGAAGTCCGTATGGCGCTCCTGGAGGCCGATGTGGCCTTGCCGGTTGTCCGTGAATTTGTGAATGCCGTTAAAGAGCGCGCGGTAGGCCAGGAAGTGGCCAAGAGCCTGACGCCAGGTCAGGTGTTTGTCAAAATCGTTCAAAGTGAGCTTGAAAAGGCGATGGGTGAGGCCAACGAGGCCCTGAATCTCGCCGCCCAGCCTCCTGCGGTGATCATGATGGCGGGTCTGCAGGGGGCGGGTAAAACCACCTCTGTGGCCAAGCTTTCCAAGTTCCTGCGTACCCGCCATAAAAAATCGGTGTTGGTGGTCAGCGCCGACGTTTACCGTCCTGCAGCGATTAAACAGCTCGAAACCCTGGCCAAAGAAGTGGAAGTGGAATTCTTCCCCTCCGATGTCAGCCAAAAGCCCATCGACATTGCCAATGCCGCGATTTCCCATGCTAAGCTGAAATTCATCGATGTAGTCATCCTCGATACTGCGGGTCGCCTGCACGTCGATGAAGCCATGATGGATGAGATCAAGGCGCTGCATGCCGCGGTCAAGCCCATTGAAACCTTGTTCGTGGTAGACGCCATGACGGGTCAGGATGCTGCCAACACGGCCAAGGCCTTTAATGAGGCGCTGCCGCTCACCGGCGTGGTACTGACCAAGGTGGACGGTGATGCCCGCGGTGGTGCGGCGCTGTCTATCCGCCACATCACAGGCAAGCCCATTAAGTTCCTCGGTGTCGGCGAAAAGACCGATGCCCTTGAGCCATTCCACCCCGACCGTGTTGCCTCGCGTATTCTCGGTATGGGTGACGTACTCTCCCTGATTGAGCAGGTTGAGCGCGGCGTCGATAAAGAAAAAGCCATGAAGTTGGCCTCCAAGGTCAAATCGGGTGGTAATTTCGACCTCGAAGACTTCCGCGAGCAGCTGCAGCAGATGAAAAACATGGGCGGCATGATGGGCCTGCTGGAAAAATTGCCCGGCGTTGGTCAGCTGCCACCGGAAGCCATGGCACAAATCCAGGATGGTAAAATGACCCGCCAAATGGAGGCTATTATTAACTCCATGACCCCGGGTGAGCGCCAGAATCCGGATATCATCAAGGGCTCTCGCAAGCGCCGTATCGCTGCGGGTAGTGGCACACAAATTCAAGACGTTAACCGTCTACTTAAACAATTCACCCAGATGCAGAAGATGATGAAGAAGATGTCTTCCAAGGGTGGTATGCAGAAAATGATGCGCGCCATGGGCGGTATGATGCCCGGCGGCATGAAGCTTCCCGGGCGTTAA
- a CDS encoding cytochrome C assembly family protein, which produces MVLFSASAMFFYCIALILVTSRLFHAEGPNRRAVAAVASIAVVLHAAALQQAIFTDEGQNFSLTNVISLVNWIIAFTFSILIFRLKVIVVVPVVYACSVLSVALLWLVPPKYITHFEHNPEVLAHVVLSLMAYSALMIAALYAIQLAMIQNKLKKKQLMLSPAMPPLMTVEKQLYHLVIIGMILLSLGLATGFIFLDDMFAEGKGHKAILSIMAWFVYIAMLWQQYSVGCRIRTAIAYTLTGATLLSLAYFGARIVKELILN; this is translated from the coding sequence ATGGTTCTTTTCTCTGCGTCAGCCATGTTCTTCTACTGTATCGCCCTGATACTGGTGACCAGTCGACTGTTTCACGCCGAAGGCCCCAACCGTCGTGCCGTGGCCGCCGTGGCCTCCATCGCTGTGGTATTGCACGCCGCCGCCCTGCAGCAAGCCATTTTCACCGACGAAGGCCAGAATTTCAGCCTCACCAATGTGATTTCACTGGTGAACTGGATTATCGCTTTTACCTTCAGCATTCTTATTTTCCGCTTGAAAGTGATAGTGGTTGTGCCTGTGGTGTATGCCTGCTCGGTGTTATCTGTGGCACTCTTGTGGCTGGTGCCCCCCAAGTACATAACCCACTTCGAACATAATCCTGAGGTGCTGGCCCACGTTGTGCTGTCACTCATGGCCTACAGTGCGCTGATGATAGCAGCCCTGTACGCCATTCAGCTGGCGATGATCCAAAACAAGCTTAAGAAAAAGCAGCTGATGTTAAGCCCTGCCATGCCGCCACTGATGACGGTGGAAAAGCAGCTGTATCACTTGGTGATCATCGGTATGATTCTGCTGAGCCTTGGTCTGGCCACCGGCTTTATCTTCCTCGATGACATGTTTGCCGAGGGCAAAGGCCATAAAGCCATACTCTCCATCATGGCCTGGTTTGTTTACATCGCCATGCTGTGGCAACAATATTCTGTCGGTTGCCGCATCCGTACTGCCATAGCCTACACCCTGACCGGCGCCACCCTGTTGTCGCTCGCCTATTTTGGCGCCCGAATCGTCAAGGAACTCATACTCAATTAA